Genomic DNA from bacterium:
ATCGATCTTTTCCAGGTTTTCTGATCACCGTTTTTTCAGTTCACGTTTCACTGTTCACGGTTTACCTGCCCTACCTTCGTCCCTTCCCTCCGCTACCTGATGATCCTCCTGAACCATCGCTTCCACTGCCATCGCTTCCACCGCCATCACTGCCCCCGGAACTGCCACTCCCGGAGTAACCACGTTCAGGATTCATATCTGAATCCGAGGATCCCCTCCGATCCTGATAGGCCTGGACAGCTTTACGCTTTATCTCCTTCTGAAACTTTACCTGGAACATAAGGTAGCGAGCGGTATCCTCCGGAGAAAGGATCTGGCGGACCCTCTCAAGATGTCTTTCTTCTGACCGGACCAACTCCCTCCTGTTGGACTGGAGTTCATCAAGGATTTTGTCAATTTTTTGGGGATCAGGGTTGCGGTTCTCGAGAGATTGGGACATTTCCCTGACCAGTTGGCGGTTGCGGAATTCTAAATTCCAACGCTCCTGGTCAGCCTGCCTCATGGCTGGAAAGAGCTGTGAGCTCGTTTCCTCATCCATATTCAGCACTTCAGAAAGCTGCCAGGCCCTCAGGGCTTCAACCTTCTTGCGAACCTGGGTAAGGTCTCTTTCCCTGGCCACCCCATCGTCGGCCATCAGAAGAGGGGTCTGAACCGGACCCATCAGGAGGAGTAGACATAAGACCCCTGTCAAACGCCCCGTTTTCATGACATCACCCACTTTCCGACCCTTTTCGGGGTCATTTCTTCCAAAAGGTCTTCGAAAATTCTAATTGTTTCATCATCCATCGTTTCGTACCCGTCGCCTTCCAGGATCAGATCCATGGTCGCAACTGTTTCGTCTGAAACGTCATTAAGATCCAGACCAAAGACCTGATCCAGGTCGTCCATAAACATTCCCGATACGGACAGGATCTCTTCCTCCACCCCCAGGAAAAAGGAATCAGCCATTTCCACAACAGAATAATCAAGCGCATCGGTCTGTGGCTGCGTTGGTGCCCCTGGCTGCAGAAGCATCAGGACAGCTACAGCCGCAACAACCAGCCCGCCGGCCCAAACAGATATCAGCACCCGTGTTTTTTCTCTTCTGCGGGCTTCAATCCGGGCGGTAACTTTCCCCGGCAGGCTGGTCCAGAACCACGGTCCGGGTTCAGGGAGGACTTTATCCTCAAACAGGCTGATCACACGCACCTGGGAGGCACATTCAGAGCAGCCCGCCAGATGGTCGGCAACTTTATTCATCTCCTTCGGTTCAAGAAGACCTTTGACATACTCCGGAAGCAACTTTTCAGAATTATCCCTGCAAACGGTCATCGATCTTCTCCCTTAAGAGCCAGCTTCAGCTTTTCCACCCCACGGTGGTAACTGGCCTTGGCCGAACCTGTTGTGCAGCCCATAATTTTCGCCACCTCGTCAAAGTGATAGCCTTCCCGGATTCGGAGGGTAAGTGCTTCTTTTTGCCTCGCAGGAAGTTCTTCCACCAAGGACCAGAACTTCTTATGCTCCTGGTCCCGAACGACCTCTTCGTGGGGATTGTCCCCGGAGGCGATGGATACCTGATCAATATCAATATTGCGCCGCCTGCCACGATCCCGAATAGTATTTTTCCAGGTATTGGAGGCGATCCTGAAAAGATAGGTTTTAAAGGAAGACCCCCCCCTGAAGCGTCCGATGGAAAAATAGGCTTTAACAAAACTGCTTTGTGTCAGTTCCATCGCATCCTCACTGTTTTCCGAAAGCCGGCACAAATACCTGTAAAGCGGCTCCTGGTACATACGCACAAGATCCTCAAAGGCTTTTTTGTCACCTTTCCGGGCCCTGCCAACAAGTTCCCCCTCAGGGGTGGTCTGATCAGTCATCACGTTGCGGCCCTCTGACATTATTGACACCGGAGGTAGGGAAAAGGTTTAAAGGGCAGAATACAGAATGTAGAATGTTGAAGGAAGAAGAAAACACAACCTTCTTCCTACCCTATTCATCCTTCCCTATTCCATCGATGCCGCCATATTAATTCTTGTAGTTTATCTTGTTAGCCTCCCTCACTGAGGTTCGAGAGGTGGTTAGATGCAAGGCCAGTCACGCCACCGGCGTGATCGAGGATTTCCGAGGTGCGATAATCCCGCCGCGGCGGGACAGATGACCACTTATCGAGCTTCAGAAATCCATCCGCCGCCCAGGACGATGTCCTCATCATAAATTACCACAGCCTGGCCCGGTGCCACACCGTGCTGTGGTTCATGGAAATCGATGGAGATCGTCCCGGCATCCTGGATCGTGATAAGGGATAGGGCCGGTTTGTGCCGGTGGCGGATCTGGACCTGGGCCTCAAACCTGCTGCCCAAAGGCTTCCCATCGGCCCAGGATACCCCGGAGGCTGTGAGCCAGGAAAAGGAGGCTTCATCACGAGACCCCATTACCACCGTGTTGCTGGCGGCCTCTATCCTCACCACGTACAATGGCTGGGCGGAGGCGATCCCCAGCCCCTTCCTCTGCCCCACAGTGTAGAAGCAGGCTCCTTCGTGCCTACCGATGACCTTCCCATCCATATCGACGACCTCACCCGGACCCGGCAGGTCAGGAGCGTTTTGGCTGATGAAATTCCGAAGCCCTCCAGGGGGCACAAAGCAGATCTCCTGGCTCTCGGCCTTTTCGTGAACCGGAAGATCCAGACTCCGGGCTTTGGACCGGACGTCCTCCTTGGTCATTTCTCCCAGGGGAAAAAGAAGCCGGGACATTTCCTCCTGGCCGAGGGTAAACAGGAAATATGTCTGGTCTTTGGAGAGGTCAACTCCCCTTGCCAGCCGAAACGATCCGTTCACCAGGATTCTTGCATAATGACCGGTTGCCAGCAGGTCGGCTCCGATCCCGGTGGCCTTGCGCAGCAAGTGGCGGAACTTCAGGTGTTCATTGCACGAAATGCAGGGATTGGGTGTACGCCCGTCAAGGTAGGTAGCGACAAAAGGACGAACAACATCTGATAGAAACTCTTTCTGCAGGTCCAGGGTGTAATGAGAGATGCCCAGTCGATGGCAGACATCCCTGGCATCGTTGAGGTGCACGGTACCGCAGCACCCCTCCTCAGCCCCTTCCACATCCTCAGGCCAGAGAAGCATAGTCATACCAAAAACGCGGTATCCCTGCTCCAGCAGTACGGCAGCAGCCACGGAAGAGTCTACGCCGCCGCTCATTGCGACCAGGACGGTCTTGTTTTTTATCTCAGATCTCAAATCTCAAATCTCAGGTATGGAGAAAACCGTAATCGGGGGCGATCCCAGAAGTAGCAATTGGCCTTTCTACCTCCTCCCCTATTCATCCTTCCCCCTTCGAAGTAAAAACGGCCATCCAAAAAGGATAGCCGCATCATAACACTCTTTTCGGGCCGTTATTACTTCTTATGTTTTTCCCTATAATTTTTAATGGCATCGTGAAGGGCATCGGCTGCCAGGTTGGAGCAGTGCATCTTGGTGGGGGGCAGGCCGTCTAACGCCTCGGCCACAGCCTTGTTGGTTAACGCTTCAGCCTCTTCCAGAGTCTTGCCCATGACCATCTCGGTGACCATGCTGCTCGTTGCAATGGCACTCCCGCAGCCGAAGGTCTGGAACTTTACATCCTCGATGACATCGTCCTTCACCTTGAGGTAGATCTTCATGATGTCCCCGCACGAGGCGTTGCCCACCTCGCCGACACCGTCAGCGTCATCGATCTCGCCGACGTTGCGAGGGTTTCTGAAATGGTCCATTACTTTTTCTGAATACATGCCGCTCATGGAAAACCCCGTTTTCTGTTTCAGGTTTCAAGTTTCAGGAAAAATCAGTTAACATCCTACCCATTCTCCTACACGTTGGAAAGTGTTCTGTAATATTTCCCTGATTATTTTGTTTTTCTACTGCGTACTGCGTTCTGCGTCCTGCGTGCTGTCAGCACGCCTTGTTTGCTGACAACGGCGACATCCTCCTCAGCCTCTCAACAATTGGGGGAAAAACCTCCAAAAGGTGATCTATCTGGGCCCTGGTTGTACCTCTGCCCATAGAGAACCTCAGCGTTCCCTGGGCCAGCACCGTTTCGATCCCCATGGATACCAGCACGTGGGACGGTTCAAGGGATCCCGAGGAACATGCTGAACCGGTGGACACTGCTATACCCTCCATATCAAGAGAAAGCAGCAGCGACTCACCTTCAACATGGCTGACGCTGGCGCTTACCGTGGAGGGGAAGGTCTTTGAAGGATCCCCGTTAATAAACACCTCGGGGATTCGATCGGTAAGACCCCTGACAAGAGTTTCCCGTAAGCCGGTCAGGCGGCTGTACAGCTGCTCCCTTTCCGCCTCGGCCTGGACTATGGCCTCTCCGAAAGCCACGATCCCAGCAACGTTCTCGGTTCCGCTACGGCGCCTCTTTTCCTGGGCTCCCCCGATAATGAGAGGGTCGATGCGTGTCCCTTTCCTGATATAGAGGGCACCGACCCCCTTGGGCCCGTAGATCTTGTGTGCGGCGACAGAAAGGAGATCCACGCCAAGGTCGTCCACTTTCGTGGGAAGTTTCCCGAAACTCTGGACCGCGTCCGAGTGAAAGGGAACCCCAGCCTCTTTCGTTATAGCAGCAATCTCTTCCACGGGCTGGATCGTGCCTACCTCGTTGTTAATGTGCATGATGGAAACCAGGATGGTGTCGGGTCGAAGAGCTTTTTTAACTTCGTCCGGATCAACAACCCCGGAAGAACCTACCTGGACATAGCTGGCATCGAACCCCTTTTTGGCCAGCCAGGACACTGTCTGGAGGACAGCGGGGTGCTCGACCATGGCAGTGATAATATGGCCCTTTCCCGCGGCAAAGGCCGTTCCTTTAATTGCGTAATTGTCGCTCTCGGTACCGCCGCTGGTGAAAACGATCTGGGCCGGCGAAGCCCCCAACTGGTCCGCTATCCGCTGTCGGGCTTCCTCCAACTGAACCTTTACCTCCTGGCCAAAGGAGTGGGCCGATGACGGGTTCCCGAAAAGTTCATCGAGGAACGGGAGCATCCGGTCCCGAACTTCAGGCCGGACAGGGGTCGTTGCGTTGTGATCAAGATAGATACGTTCCATGGATGCTTGCCTCACTTTTCAGGGGATACTTCACCCTTGAGTAAATCCGCAAGGGTGATGGAATTGAGGTAATCGTGGAAACTTGCAGAAAGTTTTTCCCACAGCAGGTGGGTTGTACAACCTGGATACCGCTGACAACTTTCCCCATCATTGTGATCTTCTGTACACAGAAAAAGCTTCTCCTGCCCTTCAACAGCCTGGATCACTTCTCCCATCAAGATCTGCGCAGGGCTTTTGGACAGAATATATCCGCCACCGGGACCTTTTCTTCCACGAACCACCTCAAACTTCTTGAGACGGTTGAAAAGCTGCTCCAGGTAGGCGTGGGAGATCCCTTCCCTCTGGGAAATGTCAGATAGTCGCACCGGCCGACCATCAACGGAATTTTGTGCCAGATCCAGGAGAGCCCGGACAGTATAGCTTGAACGGGTTGTTATTTTCATTTGGATACCTCCTCGGTAGTCCCTTCTTTCTTGGCGTCTCCCCGCACTGCATCCTCGATAGTTTTTCGAACGATGGTATCGAGCCTGCACCGCAGCGTTTCGAACTCCTCCTCGTCCTCACCGTTCTTTCCACTCTCGCTCAGGGCATTGATGCGCTTGTGCATGAACTGCAGGTGTTCCATCATACAGTTAAAAGCCTTTGCTACCGGGTCCGGCATAACCTGGTGATCGAGGTCATATTCATCGACCTTCTTGCCCTCTTTAATGACAATACGGCCCGGGATCCCCACCACCGTGGAGTTGGGCGGGACAGCCTTGACCACAACGGAATTGGATCCGATACGACTGTTCTCCCCCACCTCGAAGGGCCCGAGGACCTTGGCCCCCGCCCCAACCACCACGTTGTCCCTGAGAGTCGGGTGCCTCTTTTCCTTCTTGAGGCTCACTCCTCCAAGAGTAACCCCCTGGTAAAGTGTCACATTTTGACCTATCTCTGTGGTCTCTCCGATGACAACGCCCATCCCATGGTCGATGAACAAACCCTTTCCCACTTTGACCGCGGGGTGGATCTCGATCCCCGTTAATACCCGCGAGATATGAGCGATAAAGCGGGCTAGAGACTTGAAATCGGCTCCCCACACTTTGTGGGCAATACGGTGGAAAAACAGAGCATGGAACCCTGGATAACTGAGAATGACATCCAGGGAGCTACGGCACGCGGGGTCCCTTTCCTTAACAGCTGCTATGTCTGATCTGATGTTTTTAAACATGATTTCAATTCCCGACTCGAGTGATTGGTTATTGGCAAATTTAACTTGTCTTACGTATCTTGTCAACTAATTGAAACCACAAATAAGAATTCAGAATTGAGAATTCAGCATTAAAACCATTAACTGATGGAAGTTTCTAAATAATCCTCAATCCTCAGTTCAGCGCCAATTCCTTTTCAAGCGCTGATAGCTTCCCCGGCCCCACACCGGGTACCAGGTCCAGATCAGACAGGGAGTTCAGGTATCCCCTGTTTTGAACAAATCTCTGTATCTTCACCGCCAGGGAGGGTCCAATACCGCTTATGCGCTGCAGATCCTCCGGTTCGCACTGATACAGGTCCATGGGGATGCTCCACACCCAACGCTCCCGCTGGGTCATAGGCCTGATCCGCCAGCCAGCCGAACCATTATAAAGAACCCCTGCCCTGGGCGCACAAAAACCGGAACCGAGGGTATCCGGTACCAGACCCATCTCCGAAACAACCGCATATATGCTTGTTCCCTGTGGAAAAACTACCAGGGCTTTGCCTTTCAAAGCCGTAGAATCTACGAGGCAGCCTTCCGGCGGCCATATCTCCTGCATTTGTCCCGGATCTGGATAAATGGTCCTTGTCAGGCAGGCTTTTACCTGCCCCGCGGTGAAAATGAGGAGAAAAAGGAAGAGGGTGTATCTGGCCTGACGCGGGGACCATTGCATGGCTGGATAGGTGCAAGATCGTTGCCAGAGGGGCACGACTGAGCAACTTGGCGAGTCAACAGCGTGTTTGCCTTAAAACGGATTGAACGCGCCCCGAGTCGAACAGTTTCTACGCCCTGCGCGCTGCTGTTCTACCGGCTCCCGGCTCCTGGGTACTGGCTCCTGTTTCCTAAATGATCCCCTTTTCTCTCAAGAACTTCAACGTATGCTCCAGGTGCCTCAACGGTTCCGTCTGATCCGGTGTCGAACCCGGTTCCGGGTCCCTGAGCGTCATTTGCCTGATCCCGCTGGCTCCGTACCTGGCCCGCTCTTTCAGATAAGCCTCCGGAAGCTCGTCCGGGGCCTTTTGGCCGGTGAGAATACCCCACGCCAGCGTCCAGGCCCTGGCCACAGTATCCATTTCGTACCCACCGCCGCCCGTGGCCATAATGGGGCCGCTGTAAAGTTCCCGGACCCTGCCAAGTGCATGAATAAGGGACCTGGTACTAAATAAAAGATGGGCCAACGGATCCCTTGTCATGTTATCAACACCCAGCTGCATAACAATACAGTCTGGTGAAAAGGAAGACAGGACAGAGGGAAAAACTCTTTCGAACGCCTCGA
This window encodes:
- a CDS encoding zf-HC2 domain-containing protein encodes the protein MTVCRDNSEKLLPEYVKGLLEPKEMNKVADHLAGCSECASQVRVISLFEDKVLPEPGPWFWTSLPGKVTARIEARRREKTRVLISVWAGGLVVAAVAVLMLLQPGAPTQPQTDALDYSVVEMADSFFLGVEEEILSVSGMFMDDLDQVFGLDLNDVSDETVATMDLILEGDGYETMDDETIRIFEDLLEEMTPKRVGKWVMS
- a CDS encoding sigma-70 family RNA polymerase sigma factor, which gives rise to MTDQTTPEGELVGRARKGDKKAFEDLVRMYQEPLYRYLCRLSENSEDAMELTQSSFVKAYFSIGRFRGGSSFKTYLFRIASNTWKNTIRDRGRRRNIDIDQVSIASGDNPHEEVVRDQEHKKFWSLVEELPARQKEALTLRIREGYHFDEVAKIMGCTTGSAKASYHRGVEKLKLALKGEDR
- the mnmA gene encoding tRNA 2-thiouridine(34) synthase MnmA, producing the protein MRSEIKNKTVLVAMSGGVDSSVAAAVLLEQGYRVFGMTMLLWPEDVEGAEEGCCGTVHLNDARDVCHRLGISHYTLDLQKEFLSDVVRPFVATYLDGRTPNPCISCNEHLKFRHLLRKATGIGADLLATGHYARILVNGSFRLARGVDLSKDQTYFLFTLGQEEMSRLLFPLGEMTKEDVRSKARSLDLPVHEKAESQEICFVPPGGLRNFISQNAPDLPGPGEVVDMDGKVIGRHEGACFYTVGQRKGLGIASAQPLYVVRIEAASNTVVMGSRDEASFSWLTASGVSWADGKPLGSRFEAQVQIRHRHKPALSLITIQDAGTISIDFHEPQHGVAPGQAVVIYDEDIVLGGGWISEAR
- the nifU gene encoding Fe-S cluster assembly scaffold protein NifU, coding for MYSEKVMDHFRNPRNVGEIDDADGVGEVGNASCGDIMKIYLKVKDDVIEDVKFQTFGCGSAIATSSMVTEMVMGKTLEEAEALTNKAVAEALDGLPPTKMHCSNLAADALHDAIKNYREKHKK
- a CDS encoding cysteine desulfurase family protein — protein: MERIYLDHNATTPVRPEVRDRMLPFLDELFGNPSSAHSFGQEVKVQLEEARQRIADQLGASPAQIVFTSGGTESDNYAIKGTAFAAGKGHIITAMVEHPAVLQTVSWLAKKGFDASYVQVGSSGVVDPDEVKKALRPDTILVSIMHINNEVGTIQPVEEIAAITKEAGVPFHSDAVQSFGKLPTKVDDLGVDLLSVAAHKIYGPKGVGALYIRKGTRIDPLIIGGAQEKRRRSGTENVAGIVAFGEAIVQAEAEREQLYSRLTGLRETLVRGLTDRIPEVFINGDPSKTFPSTVSASVSHVEGESLLLSLDMEGIAVSTGSACSSGSLEPSHVLVSMGIETVLAQGTLRFSMGRGTTRAQIDHLLEVFPPIVERLRRMSPLSANKAC
- a CDS encoding Rrf2 family transcriptional regulator: MKITTRSSYTVRALLDLAQNSVDGRPVRLSDISQREGISHAYLEQLFNRLKKFEVVRGRKGPGGGYILSKSPAQILMGEVIQAVEGQEKLFLCTEDHNDGESCQRYPGCTTHLLWEKLSASFHDYLNSITLADLLKGEVSPEK
- the cysE gene encoding serine O-acetyltransferase; amino-acid sequence: MFKNIRSDIAAVKERDPACRSSLDVILSYPGFHALFFHRIAHKVWGADFKSLARFIAHISRVLTGIEIHPAVKVGKGLFIDHGMGVVIGETTEIGQNVTLYQGVTLGGVSLKKEKRHPTLRDNVVVGAGAKVLGPFEVGENSRIGSNSVVVKAVPPNSTVVGIPGRIVIKEGKKVDEYDLDHQVMPDPVAKAFNCMMEHLQFMHKRINALSESGKNGEDEEEFETLRCRLDTIVRKTIEDAVRGDAKKEGTTEEVSK
- a CDS encoding helix-hairpin-helix domain-containing protein; its protein translation is MQEIWPPEGCLVDSTALKGKALVVFPQGTSIYAVVSEMGLVPDTLGSGFCAPRAGVLYNGSAGWRIRPMTQRERWVWSIPMDLYQCEPEDLQRISGIGPSLAVKIQRFVQNRGYLNSLSDLDLVPGVGPGKLSALEKELALN